One Falco biarmicus isolate bFalBia1 chromosome 9, bFalBia1.pri, whole genome shotgun sequence genomic region harbors:
- the ARHGAP19 gene encoding rho GTPase-activating protein 19 isoform X4: MRWRREHRRLAGGAAAEKGVVFGSPLTEEGIAQVSQLIEYLHKNLRAEGLFRVPGNSIRQQILKDALNSGTDIDLDSGEFHSNDVATLLKMFLGELPEPLLTHKHFHAHLKIADLTLFDEKGNKTSTPDKERQIEALQLLFLILPAPNRSLLKLLLDLLYQTAKKQDKNKMSAHNLALMFAPHILWPRNVTANDLQENITKLNNGVTFMIKHSQKLFKAPAYIRECARLHYLGSRAHTSKDDLDLLTSPGSKELQPLKSQKRSRLDTCHQEETQQRTEEALKELFRHVHNMPDSAKKKKLIRQFNKHPTALTPGSDVPTSPAPRRTRSRSFSGLIKRKVLGTPVILERKSRDATPEPERVSKENVHLLQKCGSPAHMSQAKLKSLEGQKAESCRRMRAHLLSKDSSSL, from the exons agaaAGGGGTGGTGTTTGGCTCACCGCTGACAGAAGAAGGCATTGCACAAGTTTCCCAGCTAATCGAGTATCTGCACAAAA ATCTAAGAGCAGAAGGCTTGTTTCGGGTGCCAGGCAACAGCATCAGGCAACAGATCCTAAAGGATGCTCTGAACAGTGGTACAGATATTGACCTGGACTCTGGGGAGTTTCACTCCAATGATGTGGCCACCCTACTTAAGATGTTCCTGGGTGAATTACCAGAGCCACTGCTGACACACAAGCACTTCCATGCCCACCTCAAAATTGCAG ACTTGACACTGTTTGATGAGAAAGGGAATAAGACCAGCACTCCAGACAAAGAGCGCCAAATTGAagccctccagctgctgtttttgATCCTTCCCGCGCCTAACCGCAGTCTGCTCAAACTGCTGCTGGACCTGCTCTACCAGACCGCGAAGAAGCAGGATAAGAACAAGATGTCTGCCCACAATCTTGCCCTCATGTTTGCACCCCACATCCTATGGCCCAGAAAT GTGACAGCGAATGACCTTCAGGAGAATATCACGAAGCTAAACAATGGAGTGACCTTCATGATCAAACACTCTCAGAAACTTTTCAAG GCCCCAGCGTACATCCGGGAGTGTGCCAGGCTGCACTATCTGGGGTCCAGAGCCCATACATCAAAG GACGACCTGGATTTGCTGACATCTCCTGGCTccaaggagctgcagcccctcaaGTCTCAGAAGCGAAGCCGGCTGGACACTTGCCACCAGGAGGAGACCCAGCAGCGCACGGAGGAGGCACTGAAGGAGCTCTTCCGCCATGTCCACAATATGCCTGACTCTGCAAAGAAGAAGAAGCTTATCCGGCAG TTTAACAAGCATCCTACAGCTCTCACTCCTGGCTCTGATGTACCCACATCCCCAGCACCACGACGTACCCGCTCGCGCTCCTTCAGCGGCCTCATTAAG CGGAAAGTTTTAGGAACCCCAGTTATCCTGGAGAGGAAGAGCAGGGATGCCACACCGGAGCCTGAGCGAGTCAGCAAAGAGAATGTCCACCTG TTACAGAAATGTGGATCTCCAGCTCACATGTCCCAAGCAAAGCTGAAGTCTTTGGAGGGCCAGAAAGCG GAATCCTGCAGACGCATGCGAGCCCACCTGCTTTCCAAGGATTCATCATCCCTCTGA